The Castor canadensis chromosome 8, mCasCan1.hap1v2, whole genome shotgun sequence genome contains a region encoding:
- the Asic1 gene encoding acid-sensing ion channel 1 isoform X2, protein MPIQIFCSVSFSSGEEAPKPVGDVWGPHQQQHQDNSESEEEEEEKEKEVSRKDAKEGDLPVDLVAFANSCTLHGASHVFVEGGPGPKQALWAVAFILALGAFLCQVGDRVAYYLSYPHVTLLDEVATTELAFPAVTLCNTNAVRLSQLSYPDLLYLAPMLGLDESDDPGVPLAPPGPEAFSGEPFNLHRFYNRSCHRLEDMLLYCSYCGGPCGPHNFSVVFTRYGKCYTFNSGRDGRPRLKTMKGGTGNGLEIMLDIQQDEYLPVWGETDETSFEAGIKVQIHSQDEPPFIDQLGFGVAPGFQTFVSCQEQRLIYLPPPWGTCKAVTMDSDFFDSYSITACRIDCETRYLVENCNCRMVHMPGDAPYCTPEQYKECADPALDFLVEKDQEYCVCEMPCNLTRYGKELSMVKIPSKASAKYLAKKFNKSEQYIGENILVLDIFFEVLNYETIEQKKAYEIAGLLGDIGGQMGLFIGASILTVLELFDYAYEVIKHKLCRRGKCQKEAKRSSADKGVALSLDDVKRHNPCESLRGHPAGMTYAANILPHHPARGTFEDFTC, encoded by the exons ATGCCCATCCAGATCTTCTGCTCTGTGTCATTCTCTTCTGGAGAGGAGGCCCCAAAGCCTGTGGGAGATGTTTGGGGTCCTCACCAGCAGCAGCATCAGGACAACTCTGAatcagaagaggaggaagaagagaaggagaaggaagtgtCAAGGAAGGACGCCAAAGAGGGGGACTTACCTGTGGACTTGGTGGCCTTTGCCAATAGCTGCACCCTACATGGCGCCAGCCATGTCTTTGTGGAAGGGGGTCCAGGGCCAAAGCAGGCTCTGTGGGCAGTGGCCTTTATCCTAGCACTGGGTGCCTTCCTGTGCCAGGTAGGGGACCGTGTTGCCTATTACCTCAGCTACCCGCATGTGACTCTGCTAGATGAAGTGGCCACCACGGAGCTGGCCTTCCCAGCAGTCACCCTCTGCAACACCAACGCTGTGCGGCTGTCCCAACTCAGCTACCCTGACTTGCTCTACCTGGCCCCTATGCTGGGACTGGATGAGAGTGATGATCCTGGGGTGCCCCTTGCTCCTCCTGGGCCAGAGGCTTTTTCTGGGGAACCCTTTAATCTGCATCGTTTCTACAATCGCTCCTGCCACCGGCTGGAGGACATGCTGCTCTATTGCTCCTACTGCGGGGGGCCCTGTGGCCCTCACAACTTCTCAGTG GTCTTCACACGGTATGGAAAGTGCTACACATTCAACTCAGGCAGAGATGGACGGCCTCGGCTGAAGACTATGAAGGGCGGGACTGGCAATGGGCTAGAGATCATGCTGGACATCCAGCAGGATGAGTACCTGCCTGTATGGGGGGAGACTG ATGAGACGTCCTTTGAAGCAGGCATCAAAGTACAGATCCACAGTCAGGATGAACCTCCTTTCATCGACCAGCTGGGCTTTGGCGTGGCACCAGGCTTCCAAACCTTTGTGTCCTGCCAGGAGCAGCGG CTCATCTACCTGCCCCCGCCCTGGGGCACCTGCAAAGCTGTTACCATGGACTCGGATTTCTTCGACTCCTACAGCATCACCGCCTGCCGCATTGACTGTGAGACCCGTTACTTGGTGGAGAACTGCAACTGCCGTATGGTGCACATGCCAG GAGATGCCCCATACTGCACTCCAGAGCAGTACAAGGAATGTGCGGATCCTGCCCTGG ACTTCCTGGTGGAGAAGGACCAGGAGTACTGTGTGTGTGAAATGCCCTGCAACCTGACCCGCTATGGCAAGGAGCTGTCCATGGTCAAGATCCCCAGCAAAGCCTCAGCCAAGTACCTAGCCAAGAAGTTCAACAAGTCTGAGCAGTACATAGG GGAGAACATCCTGGTGCTGGACATTTTCTTCGAAGTCCTCAATTATGAGACCATTGAACAGAAGAAGGCCTATGAGATTGCAGGGCTCTTGG GTGACATCGGGGGCCAAATGGGGCTATTCATTGGGGCCAGCATCCTCACCGTCCTGGAGCTCTTTGACTACGCCTATGAG GTAATTAAGCACAAGCTGTGCAGACGCGGGAAGTGCCAGAAGGAGGCAAAGAGAAGCAGCGCGGACAAGGGCGTGGCCCTCAGCCTGGACGATGTCAAAAGACAC AACCCCTGCGAGAGCCTTCGGGGCCATCCGGCCGGGATGACGTATGCTGCCAACATCCTACCTCACCATCCGGCCCGAGGCACGTTTGAGGACTTTACCTGCTGA